A genome region from Carassius gibelio isolate Cgi1373 ecotype wild population from Czech Republic chromosome A23, carGib1.2-hapl.c, whole genome shotgun sequence includes the following:
- the LOC127945045 gene encoding PWWP domain-containing DNA repair factor 3A-like, which yields MIAADLLEAIRMSVPSILFIEDQERIDVIYTQMTSILDGTPTHTHSDQIRFIMDVPFPESIICALAVVKDVSILEAEEKFLRGPVIDASEWDHFDRRIKKQLKKSGKPLESHLQESCC from the exons atgatagcagcagaccttcttgaagcgatacggatgag TGTTCCATCAATATTGTTCATTGAAGATCAGGAGCGAATTGATGTTATCTACACTCAGATGACTTCAATTTTGGATGGCACACCTACACACACCCACAGTGACCAGATCAGATTCATTATGGATGTCCCTTTTCCAGAG tccatcatctgtgctcttgctgttgtgaaagatgtgtccatcttggaggctgaggagaaattccttcgaggacctgtcattgacgcaag tgagtgggatcactttgaccgcaggataaagaaacaattaaagaagagtggcaaaccattggagagtcatctacaggagtcatgctgttaa